Below is a window of Chaetodon trifascialis isolate fChaTrf1 chromosome 17, fChaTrf1.hap1, whole genome shotgun sequence DNA.
TCTGCCTCGCCTTTCCACACTTTTTTAACATCCCATAGAAGTGTATCTTTGTCCCGCATACCATCTGCTCTGATCTGTGACCTTTGCCCCTGTGTTGGCAGGACGGCATCCAGCCCTCTGACCTGGACAGCGGCGTGTCGAACCCTCTCAGTCAGCCCCCGGCCGAGTCCGGTGTCCCCCTGCCCGCCCTCAACCTCCTCTTCAAGGACGGGCAGCTGAAGGAGTGGAGCGGGCGGGCCCCTCCTCCCCTGGAcatctcagctctgcagaagGACCAACCCACATAAACCCCCAAAACTTCCAGATTTGGTCATGAGGAAATTCTTATTGAAGGTCCAGCCCTGCATCTTCATATCCGATCACAAGGAAACACTCGCTCAGAAGCCTCGCCCTCTTGTCCGTCAGTGTCCACTCATGGGAAAATCAGCCCTGCCAGCACTTTGTCATTTCCCTGCTGTACGAGGAATCATCCTTCTGACAGTGTTGCCAACACTAGTtcaacccccccaccctcccacgCTGTTACCCTCTGTGACTCCTCGTATTCGTATCAAGGCAGTGTTATCTGTTGGAGTGGTGCTATTATCACAGTATATAACAGTGATGCAGGCAAACAGCATATAATCTGGAACACCTTTTAACTGGAAACACAAGCACTGTTCTCCACTGactagccccccccccccccccccagcccccgCCCTACCCTTCAATCAGTGGATATTTTGTGATCCTTGAGAGCGAAGTATAAAGTTGTTGATATCGTATAGATGTTCTAAAAATGACCCACCCACCCAGCGTTCATCAGACTTCTTCAGGAAACAATTGACAATATGCATATTCAAGGCCTGAGTCTTTGGGCTGGAGTCCAAATACAGACCTGCTGCCTCCCTGTGTCGTCTCATGTTAGGTGATTTGATGCATGATGCTGTCGCACACCCATGAAAAAAAATACTTTCCTCTTTACTTGTAGTCAATATTGGGGGCATTTATTATTTGCACTGTGCAGGATTTCTCCAAGCCTGTGGATGAAGTAATGTCATgtacttatttttttttcttcaaatgttGGATTCATCATAGCGCGCACATGATCTTAGAGCTCACGTTTACCACAAGAAAGTGTTTCCTCTTGGAAACTCAGACGGGTTAGAAATTGACTGGGCATCAGagacactgctgtttttttaaatcctttGTTATCATTCTTTCTCTGCACAAGAGAACACCAAAGaccattttcttttcctgtaCGATGACTCTTTCAATCTTCAATCTGTTTTAGTgtcctttcttttattttgttgcctTATTGCTGTTAGCCAATTAAAAACCACCAGGTCATTGATCAAATCTGTGGATTTGGTTTTGCTTATgttctttttgccttttttagGTTTTACAAATGACGGTTTTCAAATGATTTCTGTGCATATTGAATGCGTGTATGTAACcaataaaagcaacaacacTGGGACACAGACTGCCAAACCCTGACCTCTGTTCAAGAATTCGACAAGATTAACCAAGTGTATCTAATTGCATAGAACGGGAACAGtcaggtctgtgtgtttgacccAGGCCTGTTGCCACTGTTGCCTGGCAGTATCTCTCCCTGGATCGACTCCAGTTTGTATGCAGTGCCGTGCACTCTTGGCCAGAACACCACGCTCTCCATGGGATTCTGTTTACACCATGTTTTGAAAAATGGGGTTTGTAGTCTAGAGAGGAGAAGCAACTTTCGCTGTGAAGGCTGTCACAGACCCATGGGATGGGAATGCTAATGCTTTGCCCAGCGTCTCAGAGATACGATGGCCCAAAAAGTGTATGAAGTCTGTCATGAATTTTCAGTGTGGCTCCAAGAATactttttattacatttagaGTGATAACCCATTTTGCTgagtttcttctctctctctctctctctctctctctctctctctctctctctctctctctctcttttttttgaaGGAATCTGCCTTCCGCAGTTTTTGACCCACTTGTGGTTATTGTTTCTAATAATGTGATGctgaaatagacaaaaaaaagacttaacTTGAGGTCCTGTTGAAGCATGATGACTGTGTAGAAACTGTTGTGTGCGTgttgtgtatgcgtgtgtattGTACACCTCACTCTCGGTGTGTTTTCATACACGCCTACGTTTCACAATAAGAATCCCCCCTCCCACCGCGATCCTGCCTGTCTGTTATCTAGTTGCAGTACTCGGTCATCCCAGACCTCCCATCCTCCCCCAGGTATACATCCAccacagtgtttaaaaaaaaaatgctacttTTATATGTCAGCCTATATTTTAGGAAATCTTTGTTGTAGCTCGTTTAATGGGACTGAATATCATTGAGTGAGTTAATAATGATGATGCTCTTGTAATTAAATgggttaaaaagaaaagaaagtgacaTTCCTTCAACATGCCCTTTCTCCATCCTTGCTCCATCTCCCCTCTGCTCCAGATACGTATTataattacaaataaatatgtaaaaagtatatgaaaatataaataaatatgtaataaCTTTTTCCTCCCTGAAAATGTCTGCCAGTGTTGTTTTTCCTGATCATACTTTGCAGTTTCGTATCACTGACTCCAGCCCCTCCTGGCTCTGAGCTGCGGCCAATCACATTACACGATATTAAGCCGTCCTCGGTGGATGTTTTCCTAGCCAGGTGGAACAGATGGTGCGCAAGACGCAGCGGTCCGGATGCTGTGTCCATCTGCCTCAAGTACGCACTTGTTCACCTATCCTTGTAGATTTAAATGGACGctgagctgaaaaacaatgtCTGATACATGGAAGTGAAGCCTTTGAAAAGCTATGAAAAACCCACATTTTGGGGAGGAAGCTTACAGTGTCAGTCAGTGGCTGGCAGTGCCCCCACCGGACAGGTGGAGCCCCACCTAATTGACTATGTCTCCTAGGCCTCCCTGCTCCAGTAATTTCCCAGCACCACAAATTACAGTGTTTCACCAGGGGGGCACCAGGGGCGTAAACTGGGTCATGCCACCCGAGGATAAGAAGCTCCAAGATGCGGTCAAATGGGCTGCACGTCACCACTCTAACAGTTCATTTCTCTCCTAACACCCTCAGCCCTGCACTGGTGCTCGGGAAAGGTGTAATACATCTGCTGAATTCATTCTATAGATTTGTTATTTTTGACTTCCATCATGTGAGTTGTCAAGCTGAGACTGCTGTAAGGCTTCGGGCTGAAATGGCCTGAAATAGAcgaaagaagaaaaaggtgGTGCACATGCACAATACATGTATAAACCTGAACCAAAACTCATGAAAGGTCAGTGAAGGTGATGGCGAAATTACACCGGCCTCTTGCACACTGCACTGTGGTGCTTTATCatcttttgttcatttcaggTGAAAGTGGTAGAACAACAACTAAGATAATGTTCCTTTTGAATTGTGTTGCGTCATTATCAGGTCAGTTGATTTCACAGTTTATGTGTAATGTCAACCTTATGTTGATACTAGAGGGAAAGTCAGTAGGATACATCATCTGTGAACCATGGATGTTCCTACAAGATTTTATGCCAACAACTGAGAAACAGACCTTTCCACAGTGCCGTGATGCCAGCGTGGCTAAAATCATTTAGCACTGGTTTCCTCTTGACCTGCAAACCTGCATGAAGACATGTGATTTGAACCCTGTGACCCAGGCTGAACCCTTCTTACAAGGGAAAACATTCAATCTGGATTACACAGGGTTGGAAATCACACGGTGTGATCCTGCGCAGCTCGAGGAAAGCTGTCTCTTAATTAACCTGATAGTCTTATGGAGTGCCGTCCAAAGGCCTCCATGCTAATCTGCTGAGTCCACTGTGGCCAATGAGGCCATTCTGCCCCTTTAAACTAGATAAAAGGATAAGAAAGAGAGTATTTTTCCTGTTGAGACAAGTCCTCTGTTGTATCTGCTGTACGGGATGACTTTGCAATCAGTTTGTAATCAGTCCCTCCTGTGGGTACCCGGCTCAGTGCAGGGGTCAAACTTGGTTCATCCGCTCTGTTtaagtttgtgtttctgtctcttttcttcagAGTTGGACATTCATTTCCCTTTACAGtctgtcaaacacactcacacccctTTGCATTGCTCTCAGTCTCTCACTCGCAGCCATATCATTTTCAGGACAGGTGTTTTCACACagtggctgctgcagcatgtgccATTTTGGGGGCATACTGAGCACATTCCCCTTGCCTGTGGGATATATGGGTGAGAAAATAGCCTATAACTGAGAGCGAGTCTAGGCAGGCCACAAGCCACTACAAATGTAATGGAGACATTATAGTCCCACCAGGAGACTGAGAGGGAGCAAATGACTGCACAGCTTCAGTTCATccaaggacagacaggtggtcaaaacagtaaaatattcGCAGATGTTGGACCCCTCACAGTCCTCCTCACTGTATAGATTTGTAATTGGTAATAAGGCCACAGTCAGCCACTAAACCCAGGATGGATGTTTGCCTACTCTGCATTTTTGCTGTACAGCGAGTTTTTGATCTTAGaatgaaaatataataataaaaaaaaaaacactaacaaaataaatctaaaataaaataaaaatgattacataaataaataaaatcatgaaatgaaaaactataaaaactatataataaacaaaaattatcaataaaatgaaatacaataaaaatgactacatataaaaacaataaaataaataacttactGAAAGGAATATTtactaaaaaatgaaaagaagtttACTTaccaacaaataaatgaatgaatgaataaataaacaaattccAACAAAAAATAGTTAGTTAACTAAAATTACAGTGCAATAAAACATAGTAACAATTATAATCAGTATAATTGAATAAAATTCAATATCTCATAAACAATATTGAATCATTTATATATAACCCTAAAGGCCAACTGTAAACAttataaaacaaacagtgaattatttatttattttttttaggttgtattttattttaattagaGGCATCACAAAGTCACAACCTTCGTGTCAAACAGCGCTGAAGTTGTCTGGAGATGAGGGGCGGTTATCAAAGGTGTGGTGATGAAAATTACGCGCACTTCCGCTTCATgagcagatctctctctctctctctctctctctctctctctctctctctctctctctctctctctctctctctgcgtaGCTGGAGGGAAGCTGTGGCGATGCCGAGCTACAGATATACCTTCAGTTCATCGCGGGCCGGAtctgagctgcacagcacagcGCGCGCTGTATGAGGAGTTAAACTGCGGTGTAGTCAAACGTTCGAGCGCTCTTGTGCGTCGAGGGTCTGGATTTGAACTCTCGTTGTTTCCTGTGTGGCAGCCGGCGGACGGAACTTTACGCAGGGAAACAGCAGGTGAGTCTACGAGGCTCCACCTGAGGGATAATTCTGAAAGCAGTTTGTAACTCCACTTGTTGATGGGCCACAAACAGGCTGCCCCAGCAGTCACACCACGGAGATATTCTTATGCGTAATTTGGATAAAACCCCCTGTCCGCCGGCAGGGAGGAGGATGTTTTAACCTGCGAGGCTTTGTGGCGGATGGTGGTGATGTTTGGCGGCCGGTAACGGCTCTCGGCATCAGATCGCATTACACAGGCTGCTACCAGGTGAGCAGCGGCATGGGGAACCAGATGGACAAGCTGTCACATTTAAGTTACGCGGAAGTTCCGACAGTGGACCCGAACGGCGTGGACACGGAGGACGGTCCACGGATCGGGGTCTCTTACATATTTTCGAATGACGACGACGAGCTGGAGGACGGCTGTGCGGTCGATGGCACAGACAGGGACCCGAATCAGGAAGAGAAACACTACGACCAGAGCGACGAGGTGGAGTGCGCCGTCTACAACAGAGACGAATGCATTTACGAGAAGAGCGTCAAGTCCGCCAACCTGGAGGTTTACTCCCCGGAGAACCTGCTCAACAAATGTAAAGCGGGCGACTTGGTGGAGTTTGTGGCCACGGGTCAGTACCCGCACTGGGCTGTGTACGTGGGGGACTTCCAGGTGGTGCACCTGCACAGAGCCGaggtgaaaaacagctttttgacGGATGCAAGTCAAGGGAGGAGGTGCCGGATCGTGAACGACTTTTACAAATTCAAACCCCTGGGACCGGACATGGTGGTGCAGAACGCGATGGAGCAAGTGGGCTTAAAGGACCGAGCGCTGAGCTGGAGAAACTCCGAGTGCTTTGCAGCCTGGTGCATGTTCGGCAAGAGGGAGTTCAAAATGGGTGGGGAGATACGGATAGGCAAGCAGCCCTACAGGTTGAAAATATTCGCGTCCGACAGGCGTGCGCACGTGTTGGAGTTTCAGAGTCTGGAggacatgatcatggagaagaggaggaacgaCCACCTGGGCAGGACAGCCGTGTTGCAGGAGCTGGCTACTCATTTCAGCAGCGTGGAGGAGATAAAAAGTGAGCCAGGCGCTGACTGATGGCTCTTCAAAATAATTGCTTTGCAAGTAGAGTAGCCTTTACCAAACAAACTGTTACACCCTGCTCTTACCTACAGCAAGCCCCCACTCCTTCGATTTAGTTCAAATTGGAGCTAATGTGTCATCCTTTCTGTTTTGATTATGCTCCATGTTTTCATGAGTCTATAACAATGTTACTGCCTTAAAGCCACAATCCTCAACATCATCTGATGCTCAATGGCCTTAGCAATTATGAATTCAGTTATCTGAGAGACGTGGAGTCGACTGAATCAAGCTGATAAGCTTGTTTGTATCTCCAAACAGCCCCTCTGCCCAGAATGTATAGTTTTTATAAAAGCTTTTCCCATCTGTCTTAAAGTGTCACAATTCAGCGAGTAGAGTGAACGTTTCTTTATTCATGGCGTATCCTGTTACTCGATCCTTGTGTGGTTTAACTTCATCCCTCAGCTCACCCAGACAGCAGAGCATCAGGGCTGCTCGCCGAATACAAGACGGATTCTCTCTGCCTTTAAGGCTAATTCTCACACCAGCACGTCCGAAGAAAATGATGTTTAGCTGGACTGTGGCACACTGATCAAAGTTTGTCTTAGCTCTACCCAAAGGTCAAGTAAACCATGCGTGTCTCTTTTTGAAATGTCTTCTGTCATATTGTTTTAACTGACATGTCCAAGTATAAGATTTAGCTGAACACACCGTTTTGTCTGGTCATTTAATactgtgtacatgtgtttttaaaatgctcATCCTGTCGTCTTCAAGAGTTTCTTAGAAATTAGTATAGTTTGATGGGTTTTGAAGGTTAATTGTTTTGACCTGCTGTGGAagacacatttttttattggagtcaaaacagagaaaataagatTTAAATTATTTGCTCTACTGAAATAAGATGATGAGttgaattttcttttcttttcgttCGACTTTTACCAAAGAAACATTGCTTTCGCCAAACCTATAATTTTTAGACTGTGGTGAGCCTGAAGATCCATCCGGCGCTCTGTTGCGCAAAGCGAGGTTTAAGGGTTTATAGCAAGCTGGCTTGGGGTTTAATCCTGGTGTATTGGCTCACTTTTAACTGAAGTATCATCACTCCTGAACTCCTGCTTCCTCATCAGTCAACTCGGAAAAAATGGAGCACCTAGTCCTACTGCAGAGCTTAAACAACAGGTCGACTAATCCATTAGTTGATAGACAGAAGCATCATTgacaactattttgataatcgccaatcattttaaccttttttcaAGAAAGAATTGTGAAAAACATTCACTGGTTCCAACTTTCTttaggatttgctgcttttctttgttttatatcattgttaAATGGATGTACTTTTATGATGGACTGACAAAGATATTTGCAGATATCACCTTGATTTCTGGGAGACTGTGATGGAAATCTAATTTCACAGTACTGTCACTGTTGTGGGGTGAAAGATTGTGATGATTCCAGGGGCCAACAGCTGGAGAGGCACATACAAATTGCATGCTTTTATGACCATCTCTCATACTTCACCTGCAATGCACATTGTAAGAAACAAGGAACTGCACAGCTCCTCCCATACATCTTTGGTTGCTTAGCAAACATATTTACAGTGTCAGTAATGTTTTTAGCTACCTTTTTAATCTCTAAATCTAGAAGAAATGTTGAGAGTTCAGCATCAAACTTCATCCTTTTACTCGCCAGGAGCTGTCTTCAGCGGTGGAAAACAGGGCCAGCGTTAACTCCTGTTTCTATTTCTATCACTTTTTTGCTGCCAAACATGGTGTCTTGCTGGGAGTGGTTGATGGTGATGGTCGCTTGCCAAGAGCTTCAGCCATCATTGCATTTACTGTTCATAGACTAATTGGGGGCAATACCTTGGGGCAGCGCTACTTCATCCTGTCATGAGGGACTGACGGCACATGCTACAGTGCCGTGCTATTGCatcttgaggtacaaagtggtattatgAGACAGGATGGGCcggggctagctggttagcatgctaagttCACTAGATATCGCTGCAACACAATAAATAGACGTCTTTTAAATGATGTTAAAACTGTTGTCTCTTCACATTCTGTGGAGAAATTTAGTTgatttttgagtttttaaaactaaaattcTTAGAGATAGCTCCTTTAAGGTCATAAAGGGGCCAAAAAATAAAGCAATATTCTTCCAGGGACTCAGAATTCCTAGTTGCAGCCCTGCTGACAGGATCCAGACATGGACAAAATGACTGCAATCAATTAAAAGTGACAAGTAATAAAGGGAAAAAATAGCCTGCTGATTTAACGGGAGGAGAGTTTGGATGAAAACGTTATACAGAATGacagaaatactgcattttgcagcatttttagACCATCTGCAACCTCGAGTGCTAAACTAGGACTTCAAACAAGTAGCAGGTGGCCAGTTGACCACAACGGCAATAAACTAAATTTGTTGTTGCTTATAAATTCCACTGCATCATTTTTGCAGGTTTCCAGACAGTATATCGTTTTCACTGTAGCCCTGAAGAACAGGAGGGAGCACAGAGGGCTTTTACAGCCTCAGTGTGATGAAACAACACTGAATCAATGGAAAGAATGCTCATTGTGCCCTGATGATGGCAGTGATAAGCTTATGCAGTTGTACTTGTAGTAGCCACTAGCTGTACCTCTCCACCAGTAATTCTCTCAAAACCTTTTCATCAGAAACTGTTGcttctgttatgtttttttttccatcttaatTTATTCTAATTTAGTTTTTTTGAGAGAACTGAAATGTCACTCAAGACTGATTTGATTTCGTGCAGATATTTCCACtttactgacaaaaaaaataaaactttattgtgTCAATCAACTTTATTTGTCACGTGATCATATAAGGTGCAATCGGAGTCAAATGCGACGTGAGAATCAGCATCATGAAGGAGAAAGTCGACTATCAGTAAGTGTAGGCAAAGGTGATGAGGAGGACTCACATCCTCCGCTGTTCAAACGATGATTAGTTTTCAATTCAGAATGACAGCACAGTTGCACTGAATTGTTCCACATAGCATAAATGCAGACATGGTAAAGCTGCAGCTTGAAACCTTTAGCTGTCTGACCTATAGTTTCAAAGAAATCTGATTATTTAACTTGAAACCGCCTACGACCACTCTGTCAAATCTATGAACAATCTTTCATAATGACCACAGGGAGCAGTCGGACTTCACTGCTATATATGGCAGAGTACAGCCGGTATGATACCCAGGCTCCTTTAGCCTCCACGTCCTGCATTTTCCCAGCAGCTACTTTAATGTTACTTGCAGCACTGTAATCAAATCAAGACGTGGTGAATCCTCCTTAGGGTCTTGTCAAGTTCAGCCTTTCCTAAGTCTGTTAGACAATTTTATACTGAACCATGAGTAATTTAACAAGACAGGAGGGCAGCTGTGCAGATGTTACTGCTGTAGCTGCAAAGCTCTTATATCCTCTGGTGTGTCAGTGTAGGAGCATCCCGTATGTGAGGTGCAGTGCAGATCGTTGAGCTAACCTGGTTCTCGAGGTGTTTGGTTTAATTTGAACTATGCGAAGGATGAACTTGAGGAGGCCAGGTTAGTGCCTGGTTCTCTCTGTGTGGATTTTGTTAGTTTCTTCAGCTTGGTTTCAAGCTTCCAGATACAATAATGC
It encodes the following:
- the lratd2a gene encoding protein LRATD2a: MGNQMDKLSHLSYAEVPTVDPNGVDTEDGPRIGVSYIFSNDDDELEDGCAVDGTDRDPNQEEKHYDQSDEVECAVYNRDECIYEKSVKSANLEVYSPENLLNKCKAGDLVEFVATGQYPHWAVYVGDFQVVHLHRAEVKNSFLTDASQGRRCRIVNDFYKFKPLGPDMVVQNAMEQVGLKDRALSWRNSECFAAWCMFGKREFKMGGEIRIGKQPYRLKIFASDRRAHVLEFQSLEDMIMEKRRNDHLGRTAVLQELATHFSSVEEIKSEPGAD